In the genome of Arachis hypogaea cultivar Tifrunner chromosome 9, arahy.Tifrunner.gnm2.J5K5, whole genome shotgun sequence, the window CTCATACATTTTCTTCATTATTCATCCAAAATCGTGTTTTGAGATCCATCTTTTAAAGATCTTATTTTTGAGAATCAATGATAGTACTATCAACATTGAGAATCTCTAATCTGTCTTCTGATCAAATGATAATGGTATATGGATAAATTTTAGTTTGTTCAAATCTGTATTGTAAAGCCCTAAATTATTTCTGGCAAAATACACTATTTTTGCCAACTAAGTTTATTGGCGGGTTTCAATAATCAAGAATTGATTAAAAGACTTGGAATTAAATTAAGGATTAAGAAGAATCTTTTTACCTAGTTTATCTAATtgttgaacttttttttttaccaaaataggGAAATTCGAACCCGTAACCTCTAATTGAGTATAATTGAGTATGAGAAGACTATATCATTTAAGTTATAGCTGGTAGGCTGATTGTTGATTTATGGATGTATTGATAAATTGAAAGTGAAATTGTGTGACTGATGATGATTGAATGATCATTTAAAGTTATGTGTAAATTCTTGATCAATTTGATGAAACATGGCTTATTTAAGAATTATTCAATGATTAGGGGTCAAATTGTAAATAACATAAAACTAGTATGAGTTATGCTATTTGGACAAAATTGTAATTTTAGAAGAGTTTGAGGTCTTTGATGTAAAATACAAAAGTTGGCTTATTTGAAATGATCTAAAACTCAAATAAGTCCGTAGAGGGTAATTCTAGTCAAATGGAGGTTGAGATTAATAATGTaaattttaataagtataaaGATAAAATGATAATTTTAGAGAACAAGGGCTAAGTTGCAAAAGATGATAAATTGTAAGATCTTCAACAAGAGGTGAGCCAAATCATTTTTCACATCTAGATGTGTAACACCAAAACAGTGTGGAAAGAAGAATATGTATACACAATCAGTGCACACAAAATACTTCATATCAGTGTAGAACTGTAGCTAGTTCGCCACATGATCAAACGATGCTCACAAGTTTCTTTAAATCGGTCAGTACCATTCTTAAAATGGTTGACTTTTTAGTTGGGTATGTTTAGGCATTCAAGCGGATGGCAACTAAAAGTGCAATGTCACTTTGAATTTCTATTCCAAACAACGTGGATATGTTCATAGTGAAGATGGAAAATATTACAGAGATAATATAATAATGATACCATTTCTGAGCCTTCACCTAATAACTTACACTTCTAGTCTAATACATTATGTTCAGAAGAAAATTACATTAGTAACATTCATTACATTGCTAAAACATATTTCTTTTACTGCAGCAAGGAAACTATTATTGGAAAAGAATCATCCAACCATGGTCCTCTTTCGCCCTCTTTGTCGCACTACAATAAAATTGTTAAGTGTGACTATAAGTAACATTTCttgaaaagaaagaggaaaggggggAAAATCTAAATTTCAAACAAGAGGGAAGTTGATACCTTGAGCAAGTTTATTCAATGTGGATGACCACTGCTTTGATGACTTGCGGTATGCAGCAAGTATTCGATCCATCTGTCAAGGAAGATTATGGTATCGTACTAAGTGAGAAATCAATATTGTTTGTTGCCTCTGTTTGATGAAGCATAaagcatttttttttcaataaaagaaaCCAAGCACAAAGAATATTAGATCAGCATAAAATAAGCTATATATTAGAACAGAATAACAATCTATAGTCCCTCATTGGAAATCTTGACTCAGCTAGCATGAGCATCTTGGGAATGTCTCACCATCTCCGCACGTTTGAACTCCGTTAATTATCATGCTAATCATAAATTAGGCTTTAGTTTTAATTGCCAAGTCAGGGTTACAGGGTTACACACTCTTGTGCAAGTAATCGATGAGAGGCAGTCATTCTAGAAGGAGATTAAGCAGTACCTGGACTAATGCATTGACCTAGCTGCCGAggcattattattttttcttggtTTCAGTTCATATCTCACATTCGGAGCTACAACCCAACTAGTAATATATATTATCAATATATGTCACAGACTCTTTAGAAGCCAAATAcaatttaagaatttaaaaataaataaataaataaaaaccccAAGGTTGAAACTAGTGATGACTCATTAGAAATTCTAATAGACATTATTGTGTGCGCACTCTTATAGTTCTCATAAAGCTATATAATAAGCCTGCAATCACAATTCACAACTGGAAATATTTCTAACAGCACCATTTTGTTTGAAGCACAACAAACACAAACAATGGCACTTCTAATCTGCAGCATATGCGCATACAAGTTAGGATTATTGAAAAAGGGCATAATGAATTACCACATTCCCACATGACGAATGCATTGAAAGAAGAGCTCTTTCCAGAACATACAAATCAACAGCTTTATCTTCTGGTAGAGTTGAAGTGAAGCTCAATCCAAAGTCAATTAGGACCTGCATAAAAACACAGTTGAGTTATGTTTTATCAGTTTTATGATATTTTCCATAATTACATAATTTGAGTCTACAAATAACAATAGTCCTAATGAGATGACAGTTAAAACAACTCACCAATTGATTGGTACCACTCTTCAGCAACATATTTGATGTTGTTAAGTCACCATGAATAAGGCCACCATCATGCAATTTACCAATTGCATCACCAACTTGGGAAGCAATATCATCAAGCCGCTCTTCAACAACACCTTTCAACCCAAATTCAAGAAGTACTTCTTTGAGGGAAGGGCCCTCAACATACTCAAAAGTTAAAGTGTTCAACACAGTATCCACGGCATAGAGTGCAGGAGTACAAACCCCAAGCTTTCTCGCTTTGGTCATGCACCTAGCCTCCTGTTCAAACAAATTGA includes:
- the LOC112711485 gene encoding uncharacterized protein, translating into MEETEACANHSPLVLLKQGAEARVFESNFVGRRSVIKERFSKKYRHPTLDIKLTLRRLNAEARCMTKARKLGVCTPALYAVDTVLNTLTFEYVEGPSLKEVLLEFGLKGVVEERLDDIASQVGDAIGKLHDGGLIHGDLTTSNMLLKSGTNQLVLIDFGLSFTSTLPEDKAVDLYVLERALLSMHSSCGNVMDRILAAYRKSSKQWSSTLNKLAQVRQRGRKRTMVG